CGCGAGTCGGCTCAACGCCGGCGCCCTTTGTTGTCGAGCGCAGCCTGGGCGGCCGCCAGTCGCGCGACGGGCACACGGAACGGCGAACAGCTGACGTAGTCGAGCCCGAGTTCCTCGCAGAAACGGATCGATCGAGGTTCGCCTCCGTGCTCGCCACAGATGCCCACCTTCAGGTCGGCCCGTGTCTTGCGGCCCAGTTCGAGACCCAGCTTCATCAATTCACCCACTCCACCCCGGTCGATCGTCACGAATGGATCATCGTCCATCAATGCCGTGTCCACGTATGTCGGCAGAAAACGCCCCGCGTCGTCGCGCGACAGAGCCATCGTCATCTGCGTGAGGTCGTTGGTCCCGAACGAGAAGAACTCCGCGGTCTCCGCGATCTTGTCGGCCACCAGCGCGGCGCGCGGGACTTCGATCATGGTGCCGATCTGGTAGCGAATCTTGCGCCCGCTCTTCTTCATGGTCGCGCGGGCCGTTTCATCGACGAGCACGCGCAGTCGCGCAAGCTCGCGGTGCGAAGAGATCAGAGGCAGCATGATCTCGGGCCGGGCTTTGATCCCCTCGGCGGCACAGGCGCACGCCGCTTCGATGATCGCCTGCACCTGCATCTCGTAGATCTCGGGATACGTGATCGCCAGGCGCGAACCTCGATGTCCCAGCATTGGATTGAACTCGCGCAGCGACTCGACTTTGCGGCGAAGTTCGAGCTCGGGCATATCGAGGTCTTTCGCCAGTTGCGTCATCTCCTCGGCGGTATGCGGCAAGAACTCGTGCAAGGGTGGATCGAGTAGGCGGATCGTGACTGGACGTCCGGCCATGGCGCGGAAGATCCCGAAGAAATCGTCGCGTTGCATCGGCAGAATCTGCTCGAGCGGATGTGCGCGCTCTTCGGGGGTCTCGGCCAGGATCATCCGGCGCACCGCCAGGATGCGCTCGGCCTGGAAAAACATGTGCTCGGTCCGGCACAGCCCGATTCCTTCTGCCCCGAAGCGCACGGCCTGTTCGGCGTCTGCCGGTGTATCGGCGTTGGTGCGCACCTTCAGTCTGCGGAAACCGTCCGCCCAGCTCATGAGCGTCTTGAAGTCCTTGCCGAGTTCCGCCTGCACGGTTGGCAGCTTGCCCTTGAAAACGAAACCGGTCGTACCGTCCAAGGTGATGACATCGGAACTGGTCAGCTCGATCTCACCAATGCGCGCCAGGCCCTTTTCCGAATCGACTGTGAGCGCGGCGCAACCGCTCACGCAGGGCTTTCCCATGCCGCGCGCGACGACCGCCGCATGCGACGTCATGCCGCCGAGCGCGGTCAGAATGCCCTGCGCAGCGTTCATCCCGTGGATGTCTTCTGGAGACGTCTCACGGCGCACGAGGATGACTTCCTCGCCGTTTTCCGCTGCTGCCTCTGCCTCGTCGGCGCTGAATGTGATGCGCCCGCTGGCAGCGCCCGGAGAAGCTGGCAGACCCTGTGCGATCGGCGGTGGAGCGGCGGATGCATCCAGAGTCGGATGCAATAGCTGGTCGAGCTGATCCGCATCTACCCGGCGGATTGCAGTCTCTCGATTGATGAGTCGCTCGCGCGTCATATCGACGGCGATTTTCACCGCGGCGCGTGCAGTGCGCTTGCCGCTGCGTGTTTGCAGCATCCAGAGCTGACCCCTCTGAATCGTGAACTCGAGATCCTGCATGTCGGTGTAGTGCTTCTCGAGCAGCTTGGCCGTGCGATCGAGCTCCCGGAAGCTGGTGGCCATCTCTTCTTGCAGTGACGGTGGACCCTTGGGCTTGCGCTCGGCCTTGGTGATCGGATGCGGGGTGCGGATCCCCGCAACGACATCCTCGCCCTGGGCCTTGGGCAGATACTCACCAAAGAAGCGTTTTTCACCGGTCGAAGGATCTCGCGTGAAGGCGACACCGGTGGCGGAGTCATCGCCCAGGTTCCCAAAGACCATCGCCTGCACGTTGACCGCGGTACCCCATTCCTCCGAAATCGAATTGAGTTTGCGATAGGTGGCAGCTCGCGGCGTATGCCACGAGTCGAAGACTGCAGAGATCGCTCCCCAGAGCTGATCCAATGGCTTTTCGGGAAAGTCCTTGCCCGTTTCCCTGCGCACGATCTGCTTGAACTCGGTCACGAGATCCGCCAGATCTTCAGCGCTCAGTGCGGTGTCTTCTTCGACACCGCGGCGTAGTTTCTTTGCCGACAGAGCCGCCTCGAACAAACCGTGTTCGACTTTGAGCACGACATCGCCGTACATCTGGACGAAGCGACGATACGAGTCGTAGGAGAAACGCTCATCGCCACTTTCCTTGACCAGGCCTGCGATGGTCTTGTCGTTCAAGCCCAGGTTCAAAACCGTATCCATCATGCCCGGCATCGAGACTCGGGCGCCGGAGCGGACCGAGACCAGGAGCGGCTGTTTCGCATCACCGAAGCGGGCATCCATGGCCTTTTCGACCTTGGGAAGCTGCGCGAGCACTTCGGCCTTGAGCGCGGCCGAGAGACGGCGTCGGTTCGCGTAGAACTCGTTGCAGACATCCGTCGAAATCGTGAAACCGGCGGGAACAGGAACACCAAGACGTGTCATCTCTGCGAGATTCGCACCCTTGCCGCCGAGCAGGTTGCGCATCGATGCCTTGCCCTCGGCGCGCCCCTTGGCAAAGAAGTACACCCGCTTGGACGACGTCTTTGCGCGGGCGGTCTTCGCGCGCGTCACACTCTTGCGGCGCGAAGGCTTGGCGGCCTTTTTCGTCCGACTCGAAGTGCGCTTGGCTGCTCCAGAGGTTCGCTTGCTGGTTCGCTTGGCCACGGCGATTCTCGACTCCCGTAACAGGATTCAGATATTTCGGGGCAAGCCCGCGTGATCAGAGGTTGTTCACGTCCCGCCGTCAGCCTCGCGAAGAGGATCCAGCGCTGCCACGACCCCACCCGAACGCGGCATGCAGTTGGCGGCATTCTGTACGGGGGAGGCCCCGGCGTCAAGGCGTCGGGGGTCCAGTGAGAAGCGAAGAAAAGCCTCGGACCTCATCTCCAAACCTACGTGAAACCTGGAGAATCTCGACATCAGCGCATCCGCATGCCGAGCCTCTTCGATACTCAGGCCGAGCGTTTTCCGGTCGCGCAGGGGGGTGCGAATACCGGCCGCAATCCCCCTCAGCAAGCGCAGGGGAACCTCGGCCGCTTCGGGCACGCAGCAGTCGCGACACACCGCCCCCCCCTCGCGGGCCTCAAAACCGACGGGCGGACCGCTGGCCGGAAGTTCGCTGGCGCAACGGGAGCAATTCAAGAGCTGAGGTCTGTAACCCAGACGCGCGAGCGTCTTGGTGAGTAGCAGTACCGCGAGCAGAAGATCGGGAGCTTCATCGCTGATGACATCGATCACGCCCTCGGCGAACTGAAACAGCTCGGGATTCGCCTCGTGCTCGCCGGTCAAGCGATCGAGAAGTTCACAGAACAGGCAAGCAAGCGCGTAGCGACCCAGATCGTGTGTGAGTGTCTCGAAGGGTCGCGCAAGGCGCGCTCCCTCGAGGCGCATCAGCGAGGAGCGCGGTGGATCCACAAGACGCACGTCCAGTATCGAAAAGATCTCGAGCGTTCCCGGAAAACGCCGCTTCGAACGACGTGCGCCCTTCGCGATGGCCGAGACCCGGCCCTGTGTCGCCGTATACAGATGGACGAGGCGATCGGACTCACCTTGATCGAAGGTTCTCAACACCAATGCACGCGTTCGGTACTCGACAGGCATTCGAACCCCGCTTCGGAAATCCGCTCAGAGCAACGTGTAGGCGATCCCGCAGAAAGCCAGGATGCCCGCGACGTCAGTCGAAGTCGTGACGAAGGGACCGGAAGCGATCGCCGGGTCCACACCCAGACGCGTGAACACCAGCGGCAAGAGCGTGCCGAACGTGGCCGCGATCATGATCGATGCAAAGATCCCCAACGCGACGACGAGTGGGAAATTCTGATCGCCATAGCCGAGAGCCACTGCCCAGGCCGCCAGGCCCATCGCAAACACCAGCGCAAGCAGCAGGCTCGCGCCGACCTCGTAACCGATGACGCGCCCCAGGTGAGCGACCTCGAGACGCCCCGTCGAAAGACCGCGCACGACGACCATCGAACACTGGCTGGCAACATTGCCGCCCATGGCCAGAATGATGGGCAGGAAGAACGCGATCTGCACGGTCTCGGTCAGGATGTCTTCAAATCGCGAAAGAAGGTGGATGCCCGCAAAACCGCCCACGAACGCCACGGCCAGCCAGGGGAAGCGGATCCAGGCTCCGCGGAACATCCCCGGAGAAGTCACCTCCTCGGTCGTGGTTCCGGCGAGCTTCAGGATGTCCTCGGTCGCTTCCTCGCGCAGAACATCGATGACATCGTCGACGGTCACCACGCCCACGAGCTTGTTGCTGACGTCGACTACGGGTGCCGCCAGAAGGTCGTAACGCGCGACGACGGCAGCCACATCTTCCTGGTCGTCGTCGGTGGAAACCCGAATCGGGTCGATAGTCATCACGTCGCGGAGCAGTTTGTCGGGCGGCTGCATGATCAGCTGGCGCAGGGACAATACGCCCACGAGGTGACCGTGATCATTGACCACGTACACGTAGAAGCTGGCCTCGTGCGAGCCGTATTGCTGGACCCGCTCGATCGCCTTCATGGCATTGAGATCTTCGTCCAGCGCCAGGAACTCCGGCGACATGATCGCACCGGCGGTTTCGTCGGCGTAACCGAGCAGTTTTTCAACTTCCTCGGCATCCTCTCCCATACAACCGAGCACGGAGTCCGCGGTTGCGCGCGGAAGTTCGCGCAGGAGTTCGGCGGCATCGTCGACCGGCATGTGCGACACGATGCCCGCAGCGACTTCCGGCTCCAGAGCCAGGAGTAGATCCGCACGGGCGCTGAACTCGATCAGCGCGATCACTTCCGCGCGAACCTCTGCCGAGCGGATCAGATTGAAGACCGCCGTGCAGTCCGCTGGCGTCAGCCGATCGAGAACCTGTGCTACGTCAGCCGGATGGCTCTTCTCGAGAAGACGTCCGGCATGCCCCCATGCGCCTCGGCGCACGAGCCGTAGCAGGCTGACCTGCAGCAGGTTTCCCCGGCGGTCCGGCATGACGTCTCCAAGACAGGCACTCGCACCGGGCGCGGGGCTCCGCCTCTGTTGGGTCGCAGGTACTCAAAACCGCCCACAGAATCGCGAAGACCGGCGCGCAACACAAGTAGGACCGGGTTAGCGGTCGGGAGCGTCCAGGAGCTTGTGAATGTAGTCGTTGCGATAGACGAGCGAAGGGTGTTCCTGCTCCGGGGCCGCCAGCAACCAGGCCCCGAAGAGCCAGAACACAGCGCTCACCAGCAACACCGCGACGGCGCGAACGCCCCACAGAGTCCAGGGAGAGCTGAAGCCTGGCAACCGTCGCGAGCGTCGACGGGGGCCGATCAGATGTGCGGCCGCTTCCTGGGGATCGGCGCCAATCGCGTCCGCAAGATGTCGTGCGAGCGCACGCCCCTGCCCGTCGAACGAGAGTGGCTCTTGCCCGCTCTCGATTGCCTCTACGCGGCCGGGCGTAAGACGCGTGCGTGCTGCAACGAAGTACACGGATATTCCGCGAACCACACGCTGCCGGGCGAACCAGGGACCGAATTCCTCATCGGGCACCGCAACGACGGCGCCCGGCACGTTCAGCGAAGCACGTCCAGATACTCTCTCGACTTCCTGCCCCACTCGCCCTTCCCCCCCAGTTTGGACGCCATCTCGAGCTGTTTCAGAGCCTGTTTGCGTTTGCCCAGTTTGATCTGCGCCTGTGCCGCTCTGAAACGCACCTCAGCTTCGACCGGACCAAAGCCCTTCTTCACGGTACGTGCCTGCAAGATCTCCGCGGCCTGACTGAACTCACTGATCGCTTCCACCAGCGAACCTTCCTCGTAGTAGAGAATGCCGAGGTCTAGATGCGCTACGTGGTTGTTCGGGTCCGAAATGAGAGCACGCTGGAAGCTGTGCTTTGCCGACTTGAAGTCCCCGGAGTTGTACTGAGCCCAGCCCAGGTTGACAAGGGCTCGCGACGGACGAATGAAACTCGGATCCTCTGCAAGACGTTTGAAGAGTTCGATCGCATCGCCCCAACGCTCATCCAGTATGTAGACCACGCCGAGATTCAGCTTCGCCGACTGGTGATCTGGATCACTCTTGATGGC
This region of bacterium genomic DNA includes:
- a CDS encoding pyruvate, phosphate dikinase gives rise to the protein MAVAKRTSKRTSGAAKRTSSRTKKAAKPSRRKSVTRAKTARAKTSSKRVYFFAKGRAEGKASMRNLLGGKGANLAEMTRLGVPVPAGFTISTDVCNEFYANRRRLSAALKAEVLAQLPKVEKAMDARFGDAKQPLLVSVRSGARVSMPGMMDTVLNLGLNDKTIAGLVKESGDERFSYDSYRRFVQMYGDVVLKVEHGLFEAALSAKKLRRGVEEDTALSAEDLADLVTEFKQIVRRETGKDFPEKPLDQLWGAISAVFDSWHTPRAATYRKLNSISEEWGTAVNVQAMVFGNLGDDSATGVAFTRDPSTGEKRFFGEYLPKAQGEDVVAGIRTPHPITKAERKPKGPPSLQEEMATSFRELDRTAKLLEKHYTDMQDLEFTIQRGQLWMLQTRSGKRTARAAVKIAVDMTRERLINRETAIRRVDADQLDQLLHPTLDASAAPPPIAQGLPASPGAASGRITFSADEAEAAAENGEEVILVRRETSPEDIHGMNAAQGILTALGGMTSHAAVVARGMGKPCVSGCAALTVDSEKGLARIGEIELTSSDVITLDGTTGFVFKGKLPTVQAELGKDFKTLMSWADGFRRLKVRTNADTPADAEQAVRFGAEGIGLCRTEHMFFQAERILAVRRMILAETPEERAHPLEQILPMQRDDFFGIFRAMAGRPVTIRLLDPPLHEFLPHTAEEMTQLAKDLDMPELELRRKVESLREFNPMLGHRGSRLAITYPEIYEMQVQAIIEAACACAAEGIKARPEIMLPLISSHRELARLRVLVDETARATMKKSGRKIRYQIGTMIEVPRAALVADKIAETAEFFSFGTNDLTQMTMALSRDDAGRFLPTYVDTALMDDDPFVTIDRGGVGELMKLGLELGRKTRADLKVGICGEHGGEPRSIRFCEELGLDYVSCSPFRVPVARLAAAQAALDNKGRRR
- the recO gene encoding DNA repair protein RecO gives rise to the protein MPVEYRTRALVLRTFDQGESDRLVHLYTATQGRVSAIAKGARRSKRRFPGTLEIFSILDVRLVDPPRSSLMRLEGARLARPFETLTHDLGRYALACLFCELLDRLTGEHEANPELFQFAEGVIDVISDEAPDLLLAVLLLTKTLARLGYRPQLLNCSRCASELPASGPPVGFEAREGGAVCRDCCVPEAAEVPLRLLRGIAAGIRTPLRDRKTLGLSIEEARHADALMSRFSRFHVGLEMRSEAFLRFSLDPRRLDAGASPVQNAANCMPRSGGVVAALDPLREADGGT
- the mgtE gene encoding magnesium transporter; the encoded protein is MPDRRGNLLQVSLLRLVRRGAWGHAGRLLEKSHPADVAQVLDRLTPADCTAVFNLIRSAEVRAEVIALIEFSARADLLLALEPEVAAGIVSHMPVDDAAELLRELPRATADSVLGCMGEDAEEVEKLLGYADETAGAIMSPEFLALDEDLNAMKAIERVQQYGSHEASFYVYVVNDHGHLVGVLSLRQLIMQPPDKLLRDVMTIDPIRVSTDDDQEDVAAVVARYDLLAAPVVDVSNKLVGVVTVDDVIDVLREEATEDILKLAGTTTEEVTSPGMFRGAWIRFPWLAVAFVGGFAGIHLLSRFEDILTETVQIAFFLPIILAMGGNVASQCSMVVVRGLSTGRLEVAHLGRVIGYEVGASLLLALVFAMGLAAWAVALGYGDQNFPLVVALGIFASIMIAATFGTLLPLVFTRLGVDPAIASGPFVTTSTDVAGILAFCGIAYTLL
- a CDS encoding helix-turn-helix domain-containing protein — translated: MGQEVERVSGRASLNVPGAVVAVPDEEFGPWFARQRVVRGISVYFVAARTRLTPGRVEAIESGQEPLSFDGQGRALARHLADAIGADPQEAAAHLIGPRRRSRRLPGFSSPWTLWGVRAVAVLLVSAVFWLFGAWLLAAPEQEHPSLVYRNDYIHKLLDAPDR
- a CDS encoding tetratricopeptide repeat protein, whose amino-acid sequence is MQKISLIITGLVLALAMGCATVGESSLIMSDSHRDLGDSHLRAGDNERAIGEYKRALNYNSKDANTHFGIAEAFKRKGHYEDAVRHFELAIKSDPDHQSAKLNLGVVYILDERWGDAIELFKRLAEDPSFIRPSRALVNLGWAQYNSGDFKSAKHSFQRALISDPNNHVAHLDLGILYYEEGSLVEAISEFSQAAEILQARTVKKGFGPVEAEVRFRAAQAQIKLGKRKQALKQLEMASKLGGKGEWGRKSREYLDVLR